One genomic window of Streptomyces sp. WP-1 includes the following:
- the leuD gene encoding 3-isopropylmalate dehydratase small subunit encodes MEAFTTHTGRAVPLRRGNVDTDQIIPAHWLKKVTRDGFEDGLFEAWRKDPEFVLNRPERQGATVLVAGPDFGTGSSREHAVWALQNYGFKTVISSRFADIFRGNSLKNGLLTVVLEQKIVDALWELTEADPSAEITVDLEAREVRAEGVTASFELDENSRWRLLNGLDDISITLRNEADIAAYEQRRPAYKPQTLQG; translated from the coding sequence ATGGAAGCCTTCACCACCCACACCGGCCGGGCCGTCCCGCTGCGCCGCGGCAACGTCGACACCGACCAGATCATCCCCGCCCACTGGCTCAAGAAGGTGACCCGGGACGGGTTCGAGGACGGGCTCTTCGAGGCCTGGCGCAAGGATCCCGAGTTCGTCCTCAACCGCCCGGAGCGGCAGGGTGCCACCGTGCTGGTCGCGGGCCCCGACTTCGGCACCGGCTCCTCCCGTGAGCACGCCGTCTGGGCGCTCCAGAACTACGGCTTCAAGACCGTGATCTCCTCCCGGTTCGCGGACATCTTCCGTGGTAACTCGCTGAAGAACGGCCTGCTCACCGTGGTTCTGGAGCAGAAGATCGTGGACGCGCTGTGGGAGCTGACCGAGGCCGACCCGAGTGCCGAGATCACGGTGGACCTCGAAGCGCGCGAGGTGCGGGCCGAGGGCGTCACCGCCTCCTTCGAGCTGGACGAGAACTCCCGCTGGCGGCTGCTGAACGGCCTGGACGACATCTCCATCACCCTCCGGAACGAGGCCGACATCGCCGCGTACGAGCAGCGGCGGCCCGCCTACAAGCCGCAGACCCTCCAGGGCTGA
- the leuC gene encoding 3-isopropylmalate dehydratase large subunit: MGRTLAEKVWDDHVVRRAQGEPDLLYIDLHLLHEVTSPQAFDGLRQNGRQVRRLDLTIATEDHNTPTLDIDKPIADPVSRAQLETLRKNCAEFGVRLHPLGDVEQGVVHVVGPQLGLTQPGTTVVCGDSHTSTHGAFGALAFGIGTSQVEHVLATQTLPMVRPRTMAITVDGELPEGVSAKDLILAIIARIGTGGGQGYVLEYRGSAIEKLSMEARMTICNMSIEAGARAGMIAPDETTFEYLKGRPHAPEGAEWDAAVAYWRTLRTDDDAEFDAEVVIDAAALSPFVTWGTNPGQGAPLSAQVPDPASYEDASERLAAEKALEYMGLEAGAPLRSIKVDTVFVGSCTNGRIEDLRNVAAILKDRKVADGVRMLVVPGSARVGLQAAAEGLDVVFKDAGAEWRYAGCSMCLGMNPDQLAPGERSASTSNRNFEGRQGKGGRTHLVSPQVAAATAVLGHLAAPADLTDDRTPAGV; the protein is encoded by the coding sequence ATGGGTAGGACACTCGCGGAAAAGGTCTGGGACGACCACGTCGTCCGGCGCGCCCAGGGCGAGCCCGACCTCCTCTACATCGATCTGCACCTGCTCCACGAGGTGACCAGCCCGCAGGCCTTCGACGGGCTGCGCCAGAACGGCCGCCAGGTGCGCCGCCTCGACCTCACCATCGCGACCGAGGACCACAACACCCCCACCCTCGACATCGACAAGCCGATCGCCGACCCGGTCTCGCGCGCCCAGCTGGAGACGCTGCGCAAGAACTGCGCCGAGTTCGGGGTGCGGCTGCACCCGCTGGGCGACGTCGAACAGGGCGTCGTGCACGTGGTCGGCCCCCAGCTGGGCCTGACCCAGCCCGGTACGACCGTGGTGTGCGGCGACTCCCACACCTCCACGCACGGCGCGTTCGGCGCGCTGGCGTTCGGCATCGGCACCTCCCAGGTCGAGCATGTGCTGGCCACCCAGACGCTGCCGATGGTCCGCCCCAGGACCATGGCGATCACCGTGGACGGCGAACTGCCCGAGGGCGTCAGCGCCAAGGACCTGATCCTGGCGATCATCGCGCGGATCGGCACCGGCGGCGGCCAGGGCTATGTCCTGGAGTACCGCGGCTCCGCCATCGAGAAGCTCTCGATGGAGGCCCGGATGACCATCTGCAACATGTCGATCGAGGCCGGCGCCCGCGCGGGCATGATCGCCCCCGACGAGACCACCTTCGAGTACCTCAAGGGCCGCCCGCACGCCCCCGAGGGCGCCGAGTGGGACGCGGCCGTCGCGTACTGGAGGACGCTGCGCACGGACGACGACGCGGAATTCGACGCCGAGGTCGTCATCGACGCCGCCGCGCTGTCCCCGTTCGTCACCTGGGGCACCAACCCCGGCCAGGGCGCGCCGCTTTCGGCACAGGTCCCCGATCCGGCTTCGTACGAAGACGCATCGGAGCGCCTGGCCGCCGAAAAGGCCCTGGAATACATGGGGTTGGAGGCCGGAGCGCCGCTGCGCTCCATCAAGGTGGACACCGTCTTCGTAGGTTCGTGCACCAACGGCCGCATCGAGGACCTGCGCAATGTCGCCGCGATCCTGAAGGACCGCAAAGTCGCCGACGGTGTACGGATGCTGGTCGTGCCGGGCTCCGCGCGGGTCGGTCTCCAGGCGGCCGCCGAGGGCCTGGACGTGGTCTTCAAGGACGCCGGCGCCGAGTGGCGGTACGCGGGCTGCTCGATGTGCCTGGGCATGAACCCGGACCAGCTGGCCCCGGGCGAGCGCTCCGCCTCCACCTCCAACCGCAACTTCGAGGGCCGGCAGGGCAAGGGCGGTCGTACCCACCTGGTGTCGCCGCAGGTCGCGGCGGCCACCGCCGTCCTGGGCCACCTGGCCGCCCCGGCCGACCTGACCGACGACCGTACGCCCGCTGGAGTCTGA
- the ndgR gene encoding IclR family transcriptional regulator NdgR, with product MDNSSGVGVLDKAALVLSALESGPATLAGLVGATGLARPTAHRLAVALEHHRMVARDMQGRFILGPRLAELAAAAGEDRLLATAGPVLTHLRDVTGESAQLYRRQGDMRICVAAAERLSGLRDTVPVGSTLTMKAGSSAQILMAWEEPERLHRGLQGARFTATALSGVRRRGWAQSIGEREPGVASVSAPVRGPSNRVVAAVSVSGPIERLTRHPGRMHAQAVIDAATRLSEALRRTG from the coding sequence ATGGACAACAGTAGCGGCGTCGGCGTTCTGGACAAGGCGGCCCTCGTCCTGAGCGCTCTGGAGTCCGGTCCGGCCACCCTCGCGGGTCTGGTCGGAGCCACCGGACTGGCACGACCCACGGCCCACCGCCTGGCCGTGGCCCTGGAACACCACCGCATGGTGGCACGCGACATGCAGGGCCGGTTCATCCTCGGACCGCGCCTCGCGGAGCTGGCCGCGGCGGCGGGCGAGGACCGTCTGCTGGCGACGGCGGGCCCCGTGCTCACGCACCTGCGTGATGTCACCGGCGAGAGCGCGCAGCTCTATCGCCGCCAGGGTGACATGCGGATCTGCGTGGCCGCGGCGGAACGGCTGTCCGGTCTGCGGGACACCGTCCCGGTCGGCTCCACGCTCACGATGAAGGCCGGTTCCTCGGCACAGATCCTGATGGCCTGGGAGGAGCCCGAGCGGCTGCACCGCGGCCTGCAGGGCGCCCGCTTCACGGCGACGGCCCTGTCGGGTGTGCGGCGGCGCGGCTGGGCGCAGTCCATCGGCGAGCGCGAGCCGGGCGTCGCGTCCGTCTCGGCCCCGGTGCGCGGCCCCTCCAACCGCGTGGTGGCCGCCGTCTCCGTCTCCGGCCCGATCGAGCGCCTGACGCGCCACCCGGGCCGTATGCACGCCCAGGCCGTCATCGACGCCGCGACCCGCCTCTCGGAGGCCCTGCGCCGCACGGGCTGA
- a CDS encoding DUF4188 domain-containing protein, whose product MVSRTTADAKGDVVVLLIGMRINRFRAVHLWVPAMYAMLRMLRDLARDPERGLREKVLLTASPRTYYVVQYWESKEKLYAYATAPDAFHHKVWARINRMERAGKPRGQVGIWHEAYVVPEGSYESIYADMPAFGLAAAHGQVPLAARGRYAKDRFAHRSAPAPAGEKSA is encoded by the coding sequence ATGGTGTCCCGTACGACCGCCGACGCGAAGGGCGATGTCGTCGTCCTGCTGATCGGCATGCGCATCAACCGCTTCCGGGCGGTGCATCTGTGGGTGCCCGCGATGTACGCCATGCTCCGCATGCTGCGTGACCTGGCGCGGGACCCTGAGCGGGGGCTGCGGGAGAAGGTGCTGCTGACGGCGTCGCCGCGCACGTACTACGTCGTGCAGTACTGGGAGTCCAAGGAGAAGCTGTACGCCTATGCCACCGCGCCCGACGCCTTCCATCACAAGGTCTGGGCCCGGATCAACCGGATGGAGCGGGCCGGGAAGCCGCGCGGTCAGGTGGGGATCTGGCACGAGGCGTATGTCGTGCCCGAGGGGTCGTACGAGTCGATCTACGCGGACATGCCGGCGTTCGGGCTGGCGGCGGCGCACGGGCAGGTGCCGCTCGCCGCGCGCGGGCGTTACGCGAAGGACCGGTTCGCCCACCGGTCGGCGCCGGCGCCGGCGGGGGAGAAGAGCGCCTGA
- a CDS encoding MerR family transcriptional regulator — translation MRLAELSRRSGVSTATIKYYLREGLLPPGRQLNATTAEYDEEHLRRLRLVRAMVQVGRLPVAKVREVLGHVDDESLGSSIRLGAALWALPQVPEPDEDDAYVRAAHEEVAALVDRLGWENAQCLAALSPAYRSLVVTVAAFRRLGYDWGAEQLAPYAELMHRTAVLDLDKMETLPPGAERIEFAILGAILNEPVLRALHRLAQEEETTRRYGFE, via the coding sequence ATGCGGCTGGCCGAACTGAGCAGACGCAGCGGGGTCTCCACCGCGACGATCAAGTACTACCTGCGCGAGGGCCTGTTGCCGCCGGGCCGGCAGCTGAACGCGACCACGGCGGAGTACGACGAGGAGCATCTGCGCCGGCTGCGGCTGGTGCGGGCGATGGTCCAGGTCGGGCGGCTGCCGGTGGCGAAGGTGCGCGAGGTGCTCGGGCATGTGGACGACGAGTCCCTGGGCAGCTCGATCCGGCTGGGCGCCGCGCTGTGGGCGCTGCCGCAGGTGCCGGAGCCGGACGAGGACGACGCGTACGTGCGGGCCGCGCACGAGGAGGTCGCGGCGCTGGTGGACCGGCTCGGCTGGGAGAACGCCCAGTGCCTCGCGGCCCTCTCCCCCGCGTACCGCTCGCTGGTGGTGACGGTGGCCGCGTTCCGCCGCCTCGGTTACGACTGGGGGGCCGAACAGCTCGCGCCGTACGCGGAGTTGATGCACCGCACGGCCGTGCTCGACCTGGACAAAATGGAGACGCTGCCGCCGGGGGCGGAGCGGATCGAGTTCGCGATCCTGGGGGCGATCCTCAACGAGCCGGTGCTGCGGGCGCTGCACCGGCTCGCGCAGGAGGAGGAGACGACGCGGCGGTACGGCTTCGAGTGA